In Urechidicola croceus, a single window of DNA contains:
- a CDS encoding DUF294 nucleotidyltransferase-like domain-containing protein: protein MKNTIAERIYDFLKDFPPFEFLTKKKLMQISTEVQIIYLEKGKSLFNKNDSFHQYFYIVRDGAVGLFHTVDGIQNLVDVCDSGDIFGIRPLINKENYSLTATANEESIVYGIPIEIFELVSENSKKINKYLITSFASNSYDPYTTEQSGEIFGDYIPSNNQDLVNFQTANYTKNPITCTINSNLKEAALKMSENKIGCIVVVDNEKRPVGIITNSDIKNKIATGLFPIETSVVNIMSSPVVTFPKEITVSEGQLKMIKESIGHLCITKDGTSNSKLIGILTNHDILVTIGRNPSVMLKEIKRAKRIKTLRETRNKANILLKGYLEQNIPLSHILKIISEINDAVTVRTIELSLDKMKTSPPVNFAWIALGSQGRKEQLLYTDQDNAIIFDDVPKEIYDETQQYFLELGQLITTGLHKIGYEYCPAEMMCSNPEWCKSISEWKDQFRGWILNPDEKAILLSSIFFDYEFIYGENSIVEQLTKSIFETVNKTSIFFSFLGTDALRSPSPLGFFKNLVVEQDGEHKGLFNIKSRALMPLIDAARLLVLSKNIKNINNTSARYEKLAEIEPQNKELYESCSYAFKALLKFKTKQGLLHNDSGQFIDLESLSKEETLKLKRCFKPIRNIKELLKLRFPVSNLI, encoded by the coding sequence ATGAAAAACACCATAGCAGAAAGAATATATGACTTCTTAAAGGACTTCCCTCCTTTTGAATTTCTCACAAAAAAGAAGTTAATGCAAATTTCTACGGAAGTTCAAATTATTTATTTAGAAAAAGGAAAATCATTATTTAATAAAAATGATAGTTTTCATCAGTATTTTTATATTGTTAGAGATGGTGCTGTAGGTTTATTTCATACAGTTGATGGGATTCAAAACTTAGTTGACGTTTGTGATAGCGGTGATATTTTTGGTATTAGACCACTTATTAATAAAGAAAACTACTCACTTACAGCTACTGCTAATGAAGAATCTATTGTATATGGTATACCTATTGAAATTTTTGAATTGGTTTCAGAAAACAGTAAGAAAATTAATAAATATTTAATAACATCATTTGCCTCAAATTCATATGACCCCTATACAACAGAACAAAGTGGTGAGATTTTTGGAGATTATATACCTAGTAACAATCAAGATTTAGTTAATTTTCAGACTGCAAATTACACTAAAAACCCAATAACTTGTACTATAAATTCCAACTTAAAAGAGGCCGCTCTTAAAATGAGTGAGAATAAAATTGGGTGTATAGTTGTTGTTGATAATGAAAAACGTCCAGTTGGAATTATTACAAATAGTGATATAAAAAATAAAATTGCTACAGGATTATTTCCTATAGAAACTTCAGTAGTTAATATTATGTCTTCACCAGTTGTAACTTTCCCTAAAGAAATTACAGTTTCAGAAGGACAATTAAAAATGATTAAGGAAAGTATTGGTCATTTGTGCATAACGAAAGATGGAACTAGTAATTCAAAATTAATTGGAATTCTCACAAATCACGATATTTTAGTGACCATCGGAAGAAACCCTTCTGTAATGTTAAAAGAAATTAAACGAGCAAAACGTATAAAAACATTAAGAGAAACAAGAAATAAAGCAAATATATTATTAAAAGGGTATTTAGAACAAAATATTCCATTATCACATATTTTAAAAATAATTTCAGAAATAAATGATGCTGTTACTGTTCGAACTATAGAATTATCACTTGACAAAATGAAAACATCTCCACCAGTAAATTTTGCTTGGATAGCTTTGGGTAGCCAAGGTAGAAAAGAGCAATTATTATATACTGATCAAGACAATGCAATCATTTTTGATGATGTTCCAAAAGAAATCTATGATGAAACACAACAATATTTTTTAGAATTAGGACAATTAATAACTACTGGACTACATAAGATTGGCTATGAGTATTGTCCGGCAGAAATGATGTGCAGTAATCCAGAATGGTGTAAATCAATTTCAGAATGGAAAGATCAATTTAGAGGCTGGATTTTAAATCCAGATGAAAAAGCAATATTGCTTTCATCAATCTTTTTTGATTATGAATTTATATATGGAGAAAATAGTATTGTTGAACAACTTACAAAAAGTATTTTTGAAACTGTAAATAAGACAAGTATTTTCTTTTCATTCTTAGGTACAGATGCTCTTAGAAGTCCATCTCCACTAGGTTTTTTCAAAAATTTAGTTGTTGAGCAAGATGGAGAACACAAAGGCTTATTTAATATTAAAAGTAGAGCATTAATGCCTTTAATTGATGCTGCTCGATTACTTGTGCTTTCAAAAAATATCAAAAATATAAATAATACATCTGCTAGATATGAAAAACTGGCAGAGATTGAACCACAAAATAAAGAACTTTATGAATCTTGTTCTTATGCTTTTAAGGCATTGTTAAAGTTTAAAACGAAGCAAGGCTTATTACATAATGACTCGGGGCAATTTATTGATTTAGAAAGCCTAAGTAAGGAAGAAACCCTTAAGTTGAAACGTTGTTTTAAACCAATCCGGAATATTAAAGAGTTATTAAAACTACGATTTCCTGTAAGTAATTTAATTTAA
- a CDS encoding NUDIX hydrolase, which translates to MNDEYIDILNKGLTVKKTCLKSEAHLNGWFHASVHVWLFTTDGKILIQKRSPNKIAFPNLWDVSVAGHISSGENDLTSAIREVEEEIGYIVSGEDLTKIGTFKEIFHHNEHFIDNEIHHIYIGILKTTLESLKIQTEELTAIKLIDIKDLQKLRLTIEFEKIYTPHYPEYYDFVLKKIQEQLTNL; encoded by the coding sequence ATGAATGACGAGTATATAGATATATTGAATAAGGGTTTAACAGTAAAAAAAACTTGTTTAAAATCTGAAGCACATCTAAACGGATGGTTTCATGCAAGTGTACATGTATGGTTATTTACAACTGATGGCAAAATCCTAATTCAAAAAAGAAGCCCAAATAAAATCGCATTTCCAAACCTATGGGATGTGTCCGTTGCCGGACATATTTCAAGTGGTGAAAATGATTTAACATCAGCTATTAGAGAAGTTGAAGAAGAAATAGGGTATATTGTTTCTGGAGAAGACTTAACAAAAATTGGAACGTTCAAAGAAATTTTTCATCATAATGAACATTTTATTGATAACGAAATACACCATATATATATAGGTATATTAAAAACAACTCTTGAATCACTTAAAATTCAAACGGAAGAACTAACTGCAATTAAATTAATCGATATAAAAGATTTACAAAAATTAAGATTAACAATAGAATTTGAAAAAATATATACTCCTCATTATCCCGAATATTATGATTTTGTATTAAAAAAAATACAGGAACAATTAACCAATTTATGA
- a CDS encoding M42 family metallopeptidase — protein sequence MTKKKSILTEKSISFLEKYLNNASPTGYESEGQKIWMDYLKPYVDTFITDNYGTAVGVINPNAEFKVVIEGHADEISWYVNYITDNGLIYVIRNGGSDHQIAPSKRVNIHTKKGIVKGIFGWPAIHTRLKGKEETPKLENIFIDVGCTTKEEVEKLGVHVGCVITYPDEFFILNKKNFVCRALDNRMGGFMIAEVARLLKENKVKLPFGLYITNSVQEEIGLRGAEMITQTIKPNVAIVTDVCHDTTTPMIDKKKEGETKCGDGPVISYAPAIQNNLRELIINTAEKNKIPFQRLASSRSTGTDTDAFAYSNGGVPSALISLALRYMHTTVEMVSKDDVENVIKLIYESIQVINPKKGFSYFD from the coding sequence ATGACAAAAAAGAAATCAATACTAACTGAAAAATCAATATCATTTTTAGAAAAATATTTAAATAATGCATCACCAACTGGGTACGAAAGTGAAGGTCAAAAAATATGGATGGACTATTTGAAACCTTATGTTGATACTTTTATAACAGATAATTACGGTACAGCGGTTGGAGTTATAAATCCAAATGCTGAATTTAAAGTAGTAATTGAAGGGCATGCTGATGAAATTTCCTGGTATGTAAACTACATTACCGATAATGGATTGATATATGTTATCCGAAATGGTGGTAGTGACCATCAAATTGCACCTTCAAAAAGAGTAAATATACATACCAAAAAAGGAATAGTTAAAGGAATTTTTGGATGGCCCGCAATTCATACTAGATTAAAAGGTAAAGAAGAAACTCCAAAACTTGAAAATATATTTATTGATGTTGGTTGTACAACTAAAGAAGAAGTAGAAAAATTGGGGGTACATGTAGGTTGTGTAATAACTTATCCTGATGAATTCTTTATTTTAAATAAGAAAAATTTTGTGTGTCGTGCATTAGATAATAGAATGGGTGGGTTTATGATTGCTGAAGTGGCTCGTCTTTTAAAAGAAAACAAAGTAAAACTTCCTTTTGGATTATATATTACTAATTCGGTACAAGAAGAAATTGGACTTAGAGGTGCTGAAATGATTACTCAAACAATTAAGCCAAATGTAGCAATAGTGACTGATGTATGTCATGATACCACAACACCAATGATTGACAAAAAGAAAGAAGGTGAGACCAAATGTGGAGATGGACCAGTAATTTCATATGCTCCTGCTATTCAAAATAATCTTAGAGAATTAATTATTAATACAGCCGAAAAGAATAAAATACCATTTCAACGTTTAGCGTCATCTAGATCTACTGGAACTGATACTGATGCTTTCGCTTATTCAAATGGTGGAGTACCAAGTGCTCTAATTTCTTTAGCCTTGAGATATATGCATACAACTGTTGAAATGGTATCAAAAGATGATGTTGAAAATGTAATTAAATTAATTTATGAATCAATACAAGTTATTAATCCAAAAAAAGGGTTTAGTTACTTCGATTAA
- a CDS encoding DUF4294 domain-containing protein: MSAQKIDPTPKDSIYRYGDYLIFEGDTLVIELEEVRLLNKLKFKTKDDRNYYYWFRKKTIKVYPYAKLASDRLTVLNERLEKIKSKRKKKKYTKRVQNYLEGEFTDQLKKLTRTEGRILIKLIHRQTGQTSYDLIKDLRSGWKAFWYNNTAKLFKLSLKLEYDPENIYEDFLIEDILQRAFIEGNLENQESKLNFDYFKIAANKENYIHFIK, encoded by the coding sequence ATGAGTGCACAAAAAATAGATCCAACTCCAAAGGACTCTATATATAGGTATGGTGATTATTTAATATTTGAAGGAGACACACTAGTTATAGAATTAGAAGAAGTAAGACTTTTGAATAAACTTAAATTTAAGACTAAAGATGATCGTAACTATTACTATTGGTTTAGAAAAAAAACAATAAAAGTTTATCCCTATGCTAAACTTGCATCAGATAGATTAACAGTATTAAATGAAAGATTAGAGAAAATCAAATCAAAAAGAAAGAAAAAGAAATATACTAAACGAGTACAAAATTATCTTGAAGGAGAATTTACAGACCAATTAAAAAAACTCACACGCACCGAAGGTAGAATATTAATTAAACTTATTCATAGGCAAACTGGACAGACCAGTTATGACTTAATAAAAGATTTACGAAGTGGGTGGAAGGCATTTTGGTATAATAATACAGCGAAACTATTTAAACTTTCACTTAAATTAGAGTATGATCCTGAAAATATATATGAAGATTTTTTAATTGAAGACATTTTACAGCGTGCTTTTATTGAAGGTAACCTAGAAAATCAAGAATCTAAACTCAACTTTGATTATTTTAAAATTGCTGCAAACAAAGAGAATTACATTCATTTCATAAAATAA
- a CDS encoding amidohydrolase family protein codes for MNFKKILSLLILFISINTVLAQEVIETDDISFEEYNPISTLVVPEHKVIKAKFPFIDVHGHQYRMPEQDLTSVINAMDTLNMGIMVNLSGRSGELLQRSVKNIADNFPNRFVVFANIDFNGFGNENWTENAVKQLVIDVKNGAKGLKIYKSLGMRNLDIEGKRITIDDIRLDPIWEKCGELGIPVLIHAADPKPFWDKFNRYNERWLELKTHPRRKRDSDNPAPWEQIIEEQHKMFKKHPKTNFINAHMGWYANDLGKLGQLLDEIPNMNVGIGAIIAELGRQPRFAKKFFEKYQDRILFGKDSWKPEEFPTYFRVLETDDEYFPYHKKYHAFWAMYGLDLSDEVLKKVYYKNALRLIPGLDSSLFPN; via the coding sequence ATGAATTTTAAAAAAATATTATCTCTGTTAATTCTTTTTATTTCTATTAATACAGTTTTAGCACAAGAAGTAATTGAAACTGATGATATTTCTTTTGAAGAATATAATCCAATATCGACCCTAGTTGTTCCAGAACATAAAGTAATAAAAGCAAAATTTCCTTTTATAGACGTACATGGTCATCAATATAGAATGCCCGAACAAGATTTAACTTCAGTAATTAATGCAATGGATACATTAAATATGGGAATCATGGTAAATTTAAGTGGTAGATCTGGTGAGCTATTGCAAAGATCAGTTAAAAATATTGCCGATAATTTTCCAAATAGATTTGTAGTTTTTGCTAATATTGATTTTAATGGCTTTGGCAATGAAAATTGGACTGAAAATGCAGTAAAACAATTAGTAATTGATGTGAAAAATGGTGCTAAGGGATTAAAAATATATAAAAGTTTGGGTATGAGAAACCTAGATATTGAAGGAAAGAGAATTACAATTGATGATATTAGGTTAGATCCAATTTGGGAAAAATGTGGTGAGTTAGGAATTCCGGTATTGATTCACGCTGCAGATCCTAAGCCGTTTTGGGATAAATTTAATAGATATAATGAACGATGGTTAGAGTTAAAAACACATCCGAGGAGAAAAAGAGATAGCGATAATCCTGCACCATGGGAGCAAATTATTGAAGAACAGCACAAAATGTTTAAAAAACATCCTAAAACAAATTTTATCAATGCTCATATGGGTTGGTATGCAAATGATTTAGGTAAATTAGGTCAGTTATTAGATGAAATTCCAAATATGAATGTTGGTATTGGTGCAATAATTGCTGAATTAGGTCGCCAGCCAAGATTTGCAAAAAAGTTTTTTGAAAAATATCAAGATCGAATCTTATTTGGTAAAGATAGTTGGAAGCCTGAAGAATTTCCCACATATTTCAGAGTATTAGAAACAGATGACGAATATTTTCCTTACCATAAAAAATACCATGCATTTTGGGCAATGTATGGTTTAGACTTGTCTGATGAAGTCTTAAAAAAAGTATATTATAAAAATGCCTTACGACTAATACCAGGTTTAGATAGTTCCTTATTTCCAAATTAA
- the porQ gene encoding type IX secretion system protein PorQ — MKLILRILFFVSFVSFSQVGGESVYNFLNVPTSARQAALGGKVITLLDDVNQPLWNPATINIDLENQLAVNYLNYLTDIGYASVSYAYLVNRNFGVVQGGLTYANYGEFIEADETGIETGTFKAYDLALSIGYAYQVPFSNFSIGVNAKLINSVIQDYSSFGIATDLGIVYENDHQPYVFSLAIRNIGYQITTFDGEQEKVPLEILFGASYRLKNVPVRWYVTLDNLQKWNVAKPNPSNSFTDINGTVIEEEINFLDNTMRHFVVGAEFFPESLFNLRLGYNFRRAKELKLADARTFAGFSAGFGLQMRRVKLNYAFTKYHPAENTSTFSLQIDLSGR, encoded by the coding sequence ATGAAATTAATATTACGAATTTTATTTTTTGTTTCATTTGTTAGTTTTTCGCAAGTTGGAGGTGAGAGTGTGTATAACTTTTTAAATGTACCAACTTCAGCTCGACAAGCTGCTTTGGGAGGTAAAGTTATAACTTTATTGGATGATGTTAATCAACCATTATGGAATCCAGCAACTATTAATATTGATTTAGAAAATCAACTAGCAGTTAATTATTTAAACTATTTAACTGATATTGGTTATGCATCTGTATCATATGCATATTTAGTAAATAGAAATTTTGGTGTTGTTCAAGGAGGATTGACTTATGCAAATTATGGTGAATTTATTGAGGCTGATGAGACGGGAATAGAAACTGGAACTTTTAAGGCTTATGATTTGGCTTTATCAATTGGTTATGCTTATCAAGTTCCTTTTTCAAATTTCAGTATTGGTGTAAATGCTAAACTAATTAATTCAGTAATTCAAGATTATTCTTCTTTTGGAATTGCAACAGATTTGGGAATTGTATATGAAAATGACCATCAACCATATGTTTTTTCTTTAGCAATAAGAAATATAGGTTATCAGATAACTACTTTTGATGGAGAACAAGAAAAAGTTCCATTAGAAATTTTGTTTGGAGCATCTTATAGACTGAAAAATGTGCCGGTTAGATGGTACGTTACTTTAGATAATTTGCAAAAATGGAATGTAGCAAAACCAAATCCATCTAATTCTTTTACAGATATTAATGGAACTGTAATTGAAGAAGAAATTAATTTTTTAGACAACACAATGAGACATTTTGTTGTCGGTGCTGAATTTTTTCCAGAAAGTTTGTTTAATTTACGTTTAGGTTATAATTTTAGACGTGCAAAAGAATTAAAACTTGCTGATGCAAGAACTTTTGCTGGTTTTTCGGCAGGTTTTGGACTGCAAATGAGAAGAGTTAAATTGAATTATGCATTTACCAAATATCACCCCGCAGAGAACACAAGTACATTTAGTTTGCAAATAGATTTAAGTGGACGATAA
- the cmk gene encoding (d)CMP kinase, whose amino-acid sequence MKKITIAIDGFSSTGKSTLAKQLAKKLEYVYVDTGAMYRAVTLYAIQKGYIDENRFDSESLIAELDLIKLHFVFNPEVGFGEMYLNNVNVESQIRTLEVSQHVSKIAEISKIRSKLVQQQQEMGKEKGIVMDGRDIGTVVFPDAEIKLFMTASADKRAKRRYKELLDRGEDVTYDRVLKNVESRDYIDSTRTDSPLIKSENSIEIDNSDMGLEEQFERIYNLVLRYI is encoded by the coding sequence TTGAAAAAAATTACAATAGCCATAGATGGTTTTTCCTCAACTGGGAAAAGTACTTTAGCCAAGCAACTTGCTAAAAAATTAGAATACGTATATGTTGATACGGGTGCAATGTATCGAGCTGTTACCTTATACGCTATTCAAAAAGGATATATTGATGAAAATAGATTTGATTCAGAAAGTTTAATTGCTGAATTAGATTTAATTAAATTGCATTTTGTTTTTAATCCTGAAGTTGGTTTTGGAGAAATGTATTTGAATAATGTTAATGTTGAATCACAAATTAGAACACTTGAAGTTTCTCAACATGTGAGTAAAATAGCAGAAATATCTAAAATTAGATCTAAACTAGTTCAGCAACAGCAAGAAATGGGAAAAGAGAAAGGTATTGTGATGGACGGAAGAGATATTGGTACCGTAGTTTTTCCAGATGCTGAAATTAAATTATTTATGACAGCATCTGCAGATAAAAGAGCAAAAAGACGTTATAAAGAATTATTGGATAGAGGAGAGGATGTTACCTATGATCGTGTTTTGAAAAATGTAGAATCAAGAGATTACATTGATTCAACTCGTACTGATTCGCCCCTGATTAAATCTGAAAATTCAATAGAAATTGATAATTCGGATATGGGATTAGAAGAACAATTTGAAAGAATCTATAATTTAGTTTTAAGGTATATTTAA
- a CDS encoding 7-carboxy-7-deazaguanine synthase QueE encodes MLPLMEEFYTIQGEGSHTGTASYFIRIGGCDVGCHWCDVKESWNAELHPPTNTDLIVQNAKKYAKTVVITGGEPLMWDMSFLTQRLQEQNLKTHIETSGAYNLTGVWDWICLSPKKNKLPLKEVSDNANELKVIIFNKDDFKFAEAQASKVNSNCQLFLQPEWSNREKMTPMIVDYVMNNPQWKISLQTHKYLNIP; translated from the coding sequence ATGCTTCCATTAATGGAGGAATTTTATACTATTCAAGGCGAAGGCTCTCATACTGGAACTGCTTCCTATTTTATAAGAATTGGAGGTTGCGATGTAGGCTGCCATTGGTGTGATGTAAAAGAAAGTTGGAATGCAGAATTACATCCACCAACAAATACTGATTTAATTGTTCAAAATGCCAAAAAATATGCTAAGACAGTTGTAATAACTGGTGGAGAACCTTTAATGTGGGATATGAGTTTTTTAACACAAAGACTTCAAGAACAAAACTTAAAAACTCATATTGAAACTTCTGGAGCATACAATTTAACTGGTGTTTGGGACTGGATTTGTTTATCTCCAAAAAAAAATAAACTTCCTTTAAAAGAAGTATCTGATAATGCAAATGAATTAAAAGTTATAATTTTCAATAAAGATGATTTTAAATTTGCAGAAGCACAAGCTTCAAAAGTAAATAGTAATTGCCAATTATTTTTACAGCCTGAATGGAGTAATCGAGAAAAAATGACGCCAATGATTGTTGATTATGTGATGAATAATCCTCAGTGGAAAATTTCATTACAGACACATAAATATTTAAATATACCTTAA
- a CDS encoding helicase HerA-like domain-containing protein has product MSNKETFFNYINEGYKTKGDFITLGSAMLGEETITDAYVKIPLKTINRHGLIAGATGTGKTKTLQVFAENLSDKGVPVLLMDVKGDLSGLAKPSPGHTKIDERHAKIGFPFEAKKFPVEILTISEQNGTRLRATVSEFGPTLLSRILDLTETQSGIVAILFKYCDDKKLPLLDLKDFKKVLQFATGEGRKELEVEYGRISTASTGSILRKIVEIEQQGGDLFFGERSFEVDDLIRIDEDGRGIISVLRLTDIQDKPKLFSTFMLQLLAEIYSTLPEQGDSGRPELVLFIDEAHLIFKEASKALLSQIESIVKLIRSKGVGVYFVTQNPKDIPSDVLSQLGLKIQHALRAFTARDRKAIKLTAENYPDSEYYDTAEVLTKLGIGEALVSSLSEKGIPTPLARTMLRAPMSRMDILTPKELEEQIESSKIAKKYNEIIDRDSAYEILNGKIERIIEKEKKEEEAKIVAKAKRSSSTRKSTRMNPVLKVVTSATFIRGVLGILKRVMK; this is encoded by the coding sequence ATGAGCAATAAGGAAACTTTTTTCAATTATATAAACGAAGGGTATAAAACTAAAGGTGATTTTATCACTTTAGGTTCAGCAATGTTAGGTGAAGAAACGATTACTGATGCTTATGTTAAAATTCCATTAAAAACTATTAATAGACACGGATTGATTGCAGGAGCAACAGGAACTGGAAAAACTAAGACATTACAAGTTTTTGCTGAAAATTTATCCGATAAAGGTGTACCCGTATTATTAATGGATGTTAAAGGGGATTTAAGTGGTTTAGCAAAACCTAGTCCTGGTCATACAAAAATTGATGAACGTCATGCTAAGATTGGGTTCCCTTTTGAAGCTAAAAAATTTCCTGTAGAAATATTAACAATCTCAGAGCAAAATGGAACAAGGTTAAGAGCTACTGTATCAGAATTTGGCCCAACATTATTATCCAGAATTTTGGATTTAACTGAAACTCAAAGTGGAATTGTTGCCATTTTATTCAAATATTGTGATGATAAAAAATTACCTCTACTCGATTTAAAAGATTTTAAGAAAGTTTTGCAATTTGCAACTGGAGAGGGAAGAAAAGAATTAGAAGTTGAATATGGTAGAATTTCAACTGCTTCAACTGGGTCAATTTTAAGAAAAATAGTTGAGATAGAACAACAAGGAGGCGATTTGTTTTTTGGAGAACGGTCATTTGAAGTAGATGATTTAATCAGAATTGATGAAGATGGAAGAGGAATTATATCTGTATTAAGATTGACAGATATTCAAGATAAACCAAAGTTATTTTCAACATTTATGCTTCAATTACTTGCTGAAATTTATTCAACTTTACCAGAACAAGGAGATAGTGGTAGGCCCGAATTAGTATTATTTATTGATGAAGCGCATTTAATTTTTAAAGAAGCATCTAAGGCACTTTTAAGTCAAATTGAAAGCATTGTAAAACTAATTCGTTCAAAAGGAGTAGGAGTTTATTTTGTAACTCAAAACCCTAAAGATATTCCATCAGATGTATTATCCCAATTAGGATTGAAAATTCAACATGCATTAAGAGCTTTTACTGCTAGAGATAGAAAAGCAATTAAATTAACTGCAGAAAATTACCCAGATTCAGAATACTATGATACTGCTGAAGTCTTAACAAAATTAGGAATTGGAGAGGCATTAGTATCTTCATTAAGTGAGAAAGGTATACCAACCCCACTTGCGAGAACTATGCTTCGAGCTCCAATGAGTAGAATGGATATTTTGACACCAAAAGAATTGGAAGAACAAATTGAATCTTCAAAAATTGCAAAAAAATACAATGAAATAATTGACAGAGATAGCGCTTATGAAATATTGAATGGTAAAATTGAGCGTATAATTGAAAAAGAGAAAAAAGAAGAAGAAGCAAAAATAGTGGCTAAAGCTAAAAGGAGTAGTTCAACAAGAAAAAGTACACGAATGAATCCTGTTTTAAAAGTTGTGACAAGTGCAACATTTATAAGAGGAGTTTTGGGTATTCTAAAAAGAGTGATGAAATAA
- a CDS encoding cupin domain-containing protein yields MKKYSIQKSPFIVPTTDGKLIEEHFGLASIPSELSIAHMIAPPHWSEPFQTPKFDEYTYIIKGRKQFIIDGETIILKVGESIKIDKGTRIQYSNPFEEECEYISICQPAFSIEKVNREE; encoded by the coding sequence ATGAAAAAATATTCAATTCAAAAATCACCTTTTATTGTTCCTACAACAGATGGGAAGTTAATTGAAGAACATTTCGGACTGGCTAGTATACCTTCAGAACTAAGTATTGCACATATGATTGCTCCACCACATTGGAGCGAACCTTTTCAAACACCAAAATTTGACGAATACACTTATATTATCAAAGGTCGAAAGCAGTTTATTATTGATGGTGAAACTATTATTTTAAAAGTAGGTGAGTCGATAAAAATTGATAAAGGTACAAGAATTCAATATTCAAATCCATTTGAAGAAGAGTGTGAATATATCTCAATTTGTCAACCTGCATTTTCTATTGAAAAAGTGAATAGAGAAGAATAA
- a CDS encoding sterol desaturase family protein: MDFTNPLVYGVPCFLAFILLELVYSKSHDEHHDLYDWKELGASLTMGIGSSILAPLIKTITVILLFNFIYEVFNPLVDGVRMNIMGWKSFGYAWYVWLLCQLADDFSYYWFHRQNHNVRLLWAAHIVHHSSDNFNLGTAVRNGWFTIIYKPLFYMWMPAIGFPVEMIVVCLGIEALWQFQLHTVYVPKLGFIEKFMNTHTMHQVHHAQNIEYMDKNHGGFLNIFDKMFGTWKELDEEIDIKYGVTHPPNSYNPLVILTHEFSDIWKDMKKSDKLKDKFMYVFGPPGWSHDGSTLTIKQVQDQLKKERNEIAELKLKLDK, translated from the coding sequence ATGGATTTTACAAACCCCTTAGTATATGGAGTTCCTTGCTTTTTAGCCTTCATTTTATTAGAATTAGTTTATAGTAAGTCTCATGATGAACATCATGATTTATATGATTGGAAAGAATTAGGTGCAAGTCTTACTATGGGTATTGGGTCTTCAATTTTAGCACCTTTGATTAAAACTATTACAGTTATACTGCTTTTTAATTTTATTTACGAAGTTTTTAACCCGTTAGTTGATGGTGTTCGAATGAATATTATGGGATGGAAATCTTTTGGATACGCTTGGTATGTTTGGCTTTTATGTCAATTAGCAGACGATTTTAGTTATTATTGGTTTCATAGACAAAATCATAACGTACGATTGTTATGGGCTGCACATATAGTTCATCACTCTTCTGATAATTTTAATTTGGGGACCGCAGTTAGAAATGGTTGGTTCACAATAATTTATAAGCCTTTGTTTTATATGTGGATGCCAGCAATTGGTTTCCCAGTAGAAATGATTGTTGTTTGTTTAGGAATTGAAGCATTATGGCAATTTCAGTTACATACTGTTTATGTTCCAAAGTTAGGATTTATTGAAAAGTTCATGAATACCCATACGATGCATCAAGTTCATCATGCTCAAAATATTGAGTATATGGATAAAAACCATGGTGGTTTTTTAAATATTTTTGATAAAATGTTTGGTACTTGGAAAGAGTTAGATGAAGAAATTGATATTAAATATGGAGTTACACACCCACCAAATTCATACAATCCATTAGTTATTCTTACACATGAATTTTCAGACATTTGGAAAGATATGAAAAAATCTGACAAACTAAAGGATAAGTTTATGTATGTGTTTGGACCTCCAGGTTGGAGCCATGATGGAAGTACTTTAACTATTAAGCAGGTACAAGATCAATTGAAAAAAGAAAGAAATGAGATTGCTGAACTGAAGTTGAAATTGGATAAGTAG